The DNA segment TCCTCGACGCTGAACGACCCGTCCGTCTCGATGTGGAAGACGAACGCGCCGGGGACGTCCTCGATCGCGACCTCCTTCCCGGGGAACCGCTCCGAGAGGTCGTTGTCGAACTCGTCGGTGAGCTCTATCGAACCGTCGGGCGTCTCGATGACGCCGCGGAGGATCCGCGGCTCGTCGTCGTCGAACTCGCCGAGGTCGCCCTCGACCGAGACGCGCTGGAGGTGGCGGTAGCCGACGGAGACGCCGCCCTGGTGTTTGGCGTGCTCCTTGCCGGTGTTCAGCACCGCGTCCGCTTCGAACTCCAGCCGCTGTCCCTCCTTCAGCTCGATGATCGGCACGTTCTCGTCGGCGACGCCGACGAGCGGGTCGGCGCTCTCGATGTCGCCGGAGTACGCCGTCGCCGGTCCCTCGACGTCGAGCGCGAGGGTGACCTCGTCGCCGACCTCGAAGTCGTCGAGCGGCGTCGTCAGGGGCACCAGCCCCAGCCGGAGGCCGATCATCTCGTCGAACATGACGGAGGAGTTCTCGACGAACCGGACGGTGTCGATCGAGAACGTCGGGACGTCGGCGATCATCGCGCGGCGGATGCCGTTCGCGAACGCCGGCGTGAGCCCGCGGATCAGCACCCGCGCGCTGCGTTCGTCCCGTTCGACGTACTGGACGTCGAATTCGTCTTCCGTCATGTCAGACTCGCTTGTTCTTTGGCGCCTTCGTCCCGTCGTGCGGGATGGGCGTGACGTCCTCGATCCGGCCGATCTCGACGCCCGCACGCGAGAGCGCGCGGATCGTCGCCTGCGCACCGGGTCCGGTGGACTTGTTGAGGTTGCCGCCGGGGCCGCGCACGCGAACGTGCACGCCCTCTAAGCCGGCGTCCTTGACGCGCTCGGCGACGACCTCCGCCATCTGCATGGCGGCGTACGGCGACGCCTCGTCGCGGTTCTGCTTCACCACGGTGCCGCCGGACGACTTGGCGATCGTCTCGGCGCCCGTCTCGTCGGTGACCGTGATGAGCGTGTTGTTGAACGACGCGTACACGTGGGCGATGCCCCACTTTCCGTCCTCGGATTCACTCATGGTTGGTTACTCCTGTGACTCCGCGCGCTCGGGGTGGAGATCGTCCGCGAGCGGGCTCGTCTCGTCGAAGGCGATGGCGCCCTCGTCGTCCACGTCGACCTTCACCGAGGGGCGCGTGACGCGCGCGCCGTTGACGGTGATGTGGCCGTGGACGATGAACTGGCGGGCCTGCTGGGTCGAGGACGCGAACCCCTGCCGGTAGGCGACCGTCTGGAGACGGCGCTCGAGCAGGTCGGTCACGTCCAGCGAGAGGACCGCGGAGATGTCGTCGTTGTCGCCGAGGATGCCGATGCGGCGAAGTCGCGAGACGAACTCCGC comes from the Halorubrum depositum genome and includes:
- a CDS encoding DNA-directed RNA polymerase subunit D, translating into MTEDEFDVQYVERDERSARVLIRGLTPAFANGIRRAMIADVPTFSIDTVRFVENSSVMFDEMIGLRLGLVPLTTPLDDFEVGDEVTLALDVEGPATAYSGDIESADPLVGVADENVPIIELKEGQRLEFEADAVLNTGKEHAKHQGGVSVGYRHLQRVSVEGDLGEFDDDEPRILRGVIETPDGSIELTDEFDNDLSERFPGKEVAIEDVPGAFVFHIETDGSFSVEELLLRAIDSIEERADELQTKVAV
- a CDS encoding 30S ribosomal protein S11; amino-acid sequence: MSESEDGKWGIAHVYASFNNTLITVTDETGAETIAKSSGGTVVKQNRDEASPYAAMQMAEVVAERVKDAGLEGVHVRVRGPGGNLNKSTGPGAQATIRALSRAGVEIGRIEDVTPIPHDGTKAPKNKRV
- a CDS encoding 30S ribosomal protein S4, whose product is MSTGKNTKGYETPNHPYQGERIAEESDLLSRYGLKNKEEFWRAQSELRSMRREARRLLGEAQGDVDAAQEAGAEFVSRLRRIGILGDNDDISAVLSLDVTDLLERRLQTVAYRQGFASSTQQARQFIVHGHITVNGARVTRPSVKVDVDDEGAIAFDETSPLADDLHPERAESQE